In Malania oleifera isolate guangnan ecotype guangnan chromosome 8, ASM2987363v1, whole genome shotgun sequence, a single window of DNA contains:
- the LOC131161686 gene encoding NAC domain-containing protein 72-like yields MGDPKNPATAAFISLPPGCRFHPSEEQLLRHYLAGKNNASGGSDCGCDVIKVVDLYDRMPFDLPGTACFAYGNRGRRRHWYCYTARVLKGGRKRSARGGYWKREGRVRNVVGREEKVVLGKRKCFVFYLMDSPKSAARTDWVMHEYALAGHSQAPFVLCRVFVKSCGGNNTSEHVLSSCAEESIGTVRHIGVQHDGFITPDTVEAKTCLNDCVDQKNGDSLCPTQQYGEINGQVAAGSVSGSGFPYSLGIPPNIPVRSMGHISGGAQSVGDMTTKELISILQEDFIELDDLECPLLGVD; encoded by the exons ATGGGAGATCCGAAAAATCCCGCGACGGCGGCGTTTATTTCGCTCCCGCCTGGCTGCCGATTCCACCCCTCCGAGGAACAGCTTCTCCGCCACTATCTCGCCGGCAAGAACAACGCTTCCGGTGGCTCTGATTGCGGCTGCGATGTGATCAAGGTCGTTGATTTATATGATCGCATGCCGTTTGACTTGCCGGGGACGGCGTGCTTTGCGTACGGCAATCGCGGTAGGAGGCGGCACTGGTACTGTTACACGGCTAGGGTTTTGAAGGGAGGGAGGAAGAGGAGCGCGAGGGGTGGCTATTGGAAGAGAGAGGGAAGAGTAAGGAATGTGGTGGGTAGGGAAGAGAAGGTGGTTTTGGGGAAGAGGAAGTGTTTCGTGTTTTATTTAATGGATTCGCCGAAAAGCGCCGCGAGGACCGACTGGGTTATGCATGAGTATGCTTTAGCCGGTCACTCTCAG GCACCTTTTGTCCTCTGTCGAGTGTTTGTCAAATCTTGCGGTGGGAATAACACATCGGAACATGTTTTAAGTTCTTGTGCTGAAGAAAGTATTGGAACAGTTAGGCATATTGGTGTTCAGCATGATGGCTTCATTACACCAGACACTGTTGAAGCTAAAACATGCTTGAATGATTGTGTTGACCAGAAGAATGGGGATTCATTATGTCCAACACAACAGTATGGTGAAATAAATGGTCAGGTTGCTGCTGGATCTGTTTCTGGTTCTGGATTTCCGTATTCTTTGGGCATTCCACCTAACATCCCG GTTAGATCAATGGGACATATCAGTGGTGGTGCTCAGTCTGTTGGTGATATGACTACTAAGGAATTAATTTCTATTTTACAggaagatttcatagagttggATGACCTCGAATGCCCACTTTTGGGTGTGGACTAG